In Melitaea cinxia chromosome 11, ilMelCinx1.1, whole genome shotgun sequence, a genomic segment contains:
- the LOC123657990 gene encoding xylulose kinase yields MIEETRKKTFLGFDFSTQRLKAVVIDEDYAVQQEADVEFDVDLPEFRTAGGVVRGEGRGEVTAPTLLWVKALDMVMDRLVVAGVDFSTIEALSGAAQQHGSVWWLKGSEAKLASLSGDQFLHTQLATCFAADSPVWMDSSTTADCKALEEAVGGPEELARVTGSRAYERFTGSQIRKMFRTRPRVYQNTERISLVSSFACSLFVGKIAPIDLSDGSGMNLLDIHTKKWHEQALQACGDETLASKLGDPVPTATVVSAICPYYVQRYGFRSDCKVVAFTGDNCSALAALRLRSGWVGLSLGTSDTLLLGLHSAAAPPAGHILVGPTSAPYMALLCFSNGSLTRQNHRDRLVGPSWEAFNDLLQATVRGNMGYMGIYYDTAEIVPRAAAGRWLQDAGGRPADKLAPQFEARALLEGQAVARRAHAEDMGFVLDPSSRVVATGGASVNTALLQIFADVFNTPVYVQDQHANAALLGAAIRAAEVWSSETGTKLTGSEPTMSPVASPYPDAERIYKPMLDRYRKIIENIPRLG; encoded by the exons atgattgaagAAACgcgaaaaaaaacttttttaggtTTTGATTTTAGTACTCAAAGG tTGAAAGCTGTAGTGATAGATGAAGATTATGCGGTGCAACAAGAAGCAGATGTCGAATTCGATGTGGACCTTCCAGAATTTAg AACTGCAGGGGGTGTTGTACGAGGGGAAGGGAGGGGTGAGGTGACAGCACCTACTCTGCTGTGGGTCAAAGCTTTAGATATGGTGATGGATCGACTTGTTGTTGCTGGAGTTGATTTTTCAACTATAGAAGCTTTGTCTGGTGCCGCACAG caACACGGTTCAGTGTGGTGGCTGAAAGGCTCTGAGGCTAAATTAGCATCATTATCAGGGGATCAGTTCTTACACACCCAGTTAGCCACATGTTTCGCGGCTGATTCTCCAGTGTGGATGGACTCGAGCACCACAGCTGACTGTAAAGCATTAGAAGAAGCAGTTGGAGGTCCTGAG gAGTTAGCAAGGGTAACAGGCTCAAGAGCGTACGAACGTTTCACTGGATCTCAAATAAGAAAAATGTTCCGCACACGTCCAAGAGTGTACCAAAACACTGAACGAATCTCTCTCGTGTCATCGTTCGCCTGTTCGCTGTTCGTAGGGAAAATAGCACCCATTGATTTGTCTGATGGATCTGGAATGAATCTCCTCGATATTCACACGAAGAAATGGCATGAACAAGCTCTGCAG GCATGTGGAGACGAAACTTTAGCAAGTAAGTTAGGGGATCCTGTACCAACTGCCACAGTGGTCAGTGCTATATGTCCATACTATGTGCAACGATATGGTTTTCGATCTGACTGCAAGGTTGTAGCTTTCACAGGAGATAATTGTTCAGCACTGGCAG CACTCCGCCTTCGCTCAGGTTGGGTAGGTCTCAGCTTAGGGACTAGTGATACATTACTTTTGGGTCTGCATTCTGCCGCTGCTCCACCGGCAGGACATATCCTTGTTGGTCCTACAAGTGCTCCCTACATGGCTTTGCTCTGCTTTTCTAATGGATCTTTAACTAGACAGAACCATAGAGACAGACTAGTTGGACCTAGCTGGGAAGCATTCAATGATCTCCTTCAAGCAACTGTTAGAGGAAATATGGGTTATATGG gtATCTACTACGACACAGCGGAGATCGTGCCGCGCGCAGCGGCAGGGCGCTGGCTGCAGGACGCGGGCGGGCGGCCGGCGGACAAGCTGGCGCCGCAGTTcgaggcgcgcgcgctgctCGAGGGGCAGGCGGTGGCGCGCCGCGCGCACGCGGAGGACATGGGCTTCGTGCTGG ATCCATCGTCGCGCGTGGTGGCTACTGGCGGCGCGTCCGTCAACACCGCGCTGTTGCAGATCTTCGCGGACGTCTTCAACACACCCGTATATGTGCAG GACCAGCACGCGAACGCCGCTCTGCTAGGGGCAGCGATTCGCGCGGCAGAAGTGTGGAGCTCTGAAACTGGCACCAAATTGACAG GTTCCGAGCCCACAATGTCTCCAGTAGCGAGTCCTTACCCCGACGCGGAGAGGATCTACAAGCCAATGCTCGACAGGTACAGGAAAATCATAGAAAACATTCCTAGACTGGGTTAA